A genomic window from Struthio camelus isolate bStrCam1 chromosome 2, bStrCam1.hap1, whole genome shotgun sequence includes:
- the FSBP gene encoding fibrinogen silencer-binding protein, translating into MVGKARSSNFTLSEKLDLLKLVKPYVQILEEHTNKHSVIVEKNKCWDIIADNYNAIGVDRPPRTAQGLRTLYKRLKEYAKQELLQQKETYSDYKSSISEPTKKVVEMIPQISNVCLRERSISQSAVISKETIAGTSSPQAVLDHHPATVMMELQLEEDVKPPPSLVIDSQQSENLGQEEEHQLVHVMERSPSTSVSSVDMRVMMSPSPIPRRDELFRLEVGERFRPMCGYDPQMLQMLKEEHQIILENQRRIGLYVQEKRDGLKRKQQLEEELLRAKIKVEKLKAIQLRCGLPEYSNI; encoded by the exons ATGGTTGGGAAGGCCAGATCTTCTAATTTTACCTTATCTGAAAAGCTTGATTTGCTAAAACTCGTGAAGCCGTATGTTCAAATTCTTGAAGAGCATACCAATAAGCATTCCGTaatagtggaaaaaaacaaatgctggGATATCATAGCTGATAACTACAATGCCATCGGAGTAGATCGCCCTCCTCGCACTGCACAGGGCCTGCGCACGCTGTACAAGAGGCTCAAAGAATATGCCAAACAGGAGCTATTGCAGCAAAAGGAGACTTATTCAGACTATAAAAGCAGCATTTCCGAGCCAACCAAGAAAGTTGTGGAGATGATTCCACAGATTTCCAATGTGTGTTTAAGAGAAAGGAGCATTTCACAAAg TGCTGTTATCAGTAAAGAAACAATTGCTGGTACCAGTTCACCACAGGCAGTGTTGGATCACCATCCTGCGACAGTCATGATGGAGTTGCAATTGGAAGAGGATGTCAAACCGCCTCCCTCTTTGGTTATAGATTCACAGCAAAGTGAGAACTTAGGACAAGAGGAAGAACACCAGTTGGTGCATGTTATGGAAAGGTCTCCTTCGACATCAGTATCTTCAGTTGATATGAGAGTGATGATGTCTCCTTCTCCTATTCCAAGAAGAGATGAGCTTTTTAGGCTTGAGGTTGGAGAACGCTTTAGACCAATGTGTGGGTATGACCCACAGATGTTGCAAATGCTGAAAGAAGAGCATCAAATCATTTTAGAAAATCAAAGAAGAATTGGGCTTTATGTCCAGGAAAAAAGGGATGgtttgaaaagaaagcagcagctggaagaggaaCTATTGCGAGCGAAAATCAAAGTAGAGAAGCTGAAGGCAATACAACTACGGTGTGGTCTGCCAGAATACAGcaatatctaa